GTGTTTGTGTTTCCTGGAACCAAACTTAAAAAAGTTGCTTAGAAAATCATTCATTCTCTTGTTCTAGAACTCAAAACTAATGCTCTCAATTAGTACCCGTGATGGAGCCTACAATTATAACACGCTTGGATGTATAATCTGATTGCTTTATGTCATCTAGCAGCAGGCGTGTGAGGAGGAAGTGACCAAGGTGATTAGTCCCAACACTGAGTTCAAAGCCTTCAGCGGTGAAACTTGGCTCCTTTGCTGTTGGCAAGTAGACAGCAGCATTGCATACAAGCACATCAAGAGGCATACCCGACCTGCGGAAGCTATCCACAAATTGCCTTACACTGTCAAGCGAGGCAAGGTCTAAATGCATAACAGTATAGTTTTCCTTGGCTATGCCTGCTGATTTTGCTGCCATTTGAGCTTTAAGGAAGTTCCTGCATGCCATAATTACATGCCATTTTCCTGTTTCAGCTAGAGCCTTGGCCGTGGCTAGACCCAGTCCCGAGGAAGCTCCTGTAATGATAACATTTCCTTTCCTCAAGGTCTTGTTTCCTTCCAAAGGCGCCTGGTTGATTTCTGAAATTGTTGCAGTCTGGGCTCTAATGGCTCCATCAGGTAATCTTCCTTGCTACATGTTCATGGATAGATAATTTATATTGCAAACATTTCCACTACCAAATTCTAaccagaaaattgaaaaatgggCATATTTACCTTATTTCTCAACCTGAGAGATTTGGATTTAACTTCAAAATGTTCTGAAAATGGAAGTCCTGAAAGTCCAGTATTCTTCAGAACAACAGTACCAGCTGCATACACCTCTTTGTGGATGGAAATCGTGGGAGAAAAGGAGGCTGCTTGTAGAGCCATGGCAGGCAAAGATTGCTCCTGCTGCAAAGATGGTGTCTGTTTTCTTATCGAGATTGCTCCTGCTGCTTGCCACGTTCGCCTCCCTGGTCCAATCAGGTTCGTCACTGGAATCCCCTTTAGCTATACATCGTCTAGACCATTCCAGTAAGTATGGGCTATTTATGTGGAGGTCCAGCTAGCTAAGGTTGGGTCCAACCTGTGCATGTTGGGCCTATAATGGAATGGGCAACAATATTACCTTATCTTCCACCATAGTAACCTTAAAGAATCACAACCTCCACTCTCTTATAATATCGTCTATTTTAAGCATAAACGCTCAcagttttgattttgatttttctaaaaggtctcataccaattaaaaagtatttctTGCTCATAAACTCAGGAAcattctcttaattagccaacgtgggactttcTCCCAACTATCCTATCATTATAGAAAGGATtatagaaaggaaaaatggagTGCGgtaatgatattaaataattgtgtGTGGTGCACGGTTAAAATCACTATTGGCTTTGGTTAGAAGGTAATTAACTGGGATTAGAAATGATGGAGGTTAATTTATCTACGTTATATATGAAATGTGGGTAACACTTTCGGTCCTTTATTTGGAGCTGCACACTGCATTCATTATTATCACTGCCGATCTCTCATGTGTTTTGGTAATCAGCCAGGACgattcttttcttatcttggCGTCGCAgataagaaatgaaatggacATCACTTTACCCTCTAGGCCGGCTGCTGGGGTCCATTCTTTCTCGTAACTATtcttactctctctctctgtttttcttttgctttgcTTTCTTGTTAATTTGGAATTTGGGAGATTATTGTTGTAACCCCGGGATCGAAacctagctttgataccatttataacagcctaaGTTCACcacaaatattgttcgctttgacccgttacgtatcgctgtcggcctctcggttttaaaagacgcattttaaaaccgcgAGGCTAaggacgatacgtaacgagccaaaacagataatatctactcgCTATTAcaattgtttttgttatttatctttttctttctttctttttgttcttaccTTGTTATTGTTTCTACCCATTTCTCATATAATATACAAGAAA
The Cucurbita pepo subsp. pepo cultivar mu-cu-16 chromosome LG16, ASM280686v2, whole genome shotgun sequence genome window above contains:
- the LOC111777100 gene encoding protochlorophyllide reductase-like, with amino-acid sequence MALQAASFSPTISIHKEVYAAGTVVLKNTGLSGLPFSEHFEVKSKSLRLRNKQGRLPDGAIRAQTATISEINQAPLEGNKTLRKGNVIITGASSGLGLATAKALAETGKWHVIMACRNFLKAQMAAKSAGIAKENYTVMHLDLASLDSVRQFVDSFRRSGMPLDVLVCNAAVYLPTAKEPSFTAEGFELSVGTNHLGHFLLTRLLLDDIKQSDYTSKRVIIVGSITGNTNTLAGNVPPKANLGDLRGLASGLNGLNSSTMIDGGEFDGAKAYKDSKVCNMLTMQELHRRYHEETGITFASLYPGCIATTGLFREHIPLFRILFPPFQKYITKGYVSEEEAGKRLAQVVCDSSLEQSGVYWSWNKNSASFQNQLSQEASDEEKARKLWEISEKLVGLA